Proteins from one Setaria italica strain Yugu1 chromosome V, Setaria_italica_v2.0, whole genome shotgun sequence genomic window:
- the LOC111257370 gene encoding uncharacterized protein LOC111257370, with translation MQPCPPLELSTSQQLHRIDPRKRYKENDWRVKHAQYLIQWENRQRCDPEDGPYWRAGPNNEYIRWYCASTRTKVKPSWSNVPIEDAPSDSSDDIADVYDTVTRYGTQPERAPLHDYMGPQLARLANEVGVVMERAVGSGDGVLRQFAERVRKSCR, from the exons atgcaaccgtgccctcctttggaattatcgacttcaCAGCAACTGCACAG GATCGACCCCAGGAAGAGGTataaggagaatgattggagggtgaagcatgcTCAGTACCTCATCCAGTGGGAGAATAGGCAAAGATGCGATCCTGAAGATGGGCCGTACTGGCGAGCaggaccaaacaatgagtacatacgatGGTACTGTGCTTCGACGAGAActaaagtgaaaccatcttggagtaatgtgcccattgaggatgcaccgtccgACTCGTCCGATGACATAGCTGACGTGTATGACACGGTGACAcgctatgggacacagcctgagcgtgcacctctccacgactacatg GGAccacagcttgcaaggcttgcaAACGAGGTGGGCGTGGTCATGGAGCGCGCAGTCGGATCCGGTGATGGTGTGCTTCGTCAGTTCGCAGAG AGGGTTCGAAAAAGCTGCAGGTGA